A DNA window from Gemmatimonadota bacterium contains the following coding sequences:
- the ispD gene encoding 2-C-methyl-D-erythritol 4-phosphate cytidylyltransferase, producing the protein MNSVMGIIPAAGTGLRMRSVEEKPYIAIGGRSILTHTLAVFEACPAVDGYVLVVEPSRQTSCMAHLAEAGGAYPKLAGVVAGGSTRQDSVYRGLMALDEGTGSVLIHDAARPCVEQDALEASVLGGARHGAVISATPATDTMKIIRDGVVEATPDRSALWRAQTPQTFAYRILRSAHERAREEGYVGTDDAELVERAGYVVRVLEGSPDNIKVTTAEDLEIAERILRRQGRI; encoded by the coding sequence TTGAATTCGGTCATGGGCATCATACCCGCCGCCGGAACCGGCCTGCGCATGCGGTCGGTCGAGGAGAAACCGTATATCGCGATCGGCGGAAGGTCGATCCTGACCCATACCCTCGCCGTCTTCGAGGCGTGCCCGGCCGTGGATGGATACGTGCTGGTGGTTGAGCCCTCCCGGCAGACTTCGTGCATGGCACACCTCGCCGAGGCGGGCGGTGCCTATCCGAAGCTGGCCGGTGTGGTCGCCGGCGGAAGCACGCGCCAGGACTCGGTGTACCGCGGCCTGATGGCCCTTGACGAGGGCACCGGGTCCGTGCTGATTCACGACGCGGCGCGGCCCTGCGTCGAACAGGACGCGCTCGAAGCGTCCGTCCTCGGGGGCGCCAGGCACGGCGCCGTGATCTCGGCCACTCCGGCCACGGATACGATGAAGATTATCCGCGACGGCGTGGTCGAGGCGACACCGGACCGGTCGGCGCTCTGGCGGGCGCAGACCCCGCAGACCTTCGCATACCGGATCCTGCGGTCGGCCCATGAACGGGCCCGCGAAGAAGGCTACGTGGGTACCGACGACGCCGAACTGGTGGAACGGGCCGGATACGTGGTGCGGGTGCTGGAGGGCAGTCCGGACAACATCAAGGTGACCACGGCGGAAGACCTGGAAATCGCCGAGCGCATATTACGGCGGCAGGGGCGGATCTGA
- a CDS encoding 2-C-methyl-D-erythritol 2,4-cyclodiphosphate synthase, giving the protein MDDIRVGTGYDVHAFAEGRPLVLGGVTIPHERGLQGHSDADVLSHAIGDAMLGAAGLGDIGTHFPDTDARYRGISSLVLLQRIIDALGESGYTVTNVDATVVAERPKLSPFVPRMRDRIGEALGLPEDRVSIKATTSERLGFTGREEGIAALAVVLIRSADGG; this is encoded by the coding sequence ATGGATGACATTCGCGTGGGTACCGGTTACGACGTCCACGCCTTCGCGGAAGGCAGGCCCCTCGTGCTGGGCGGCGTGACCATTCCCCATGAACGCGGGCTGCAGGGCCACTCGGACGCGGACGTGCTGTCGCACGCCATTGGCGACGCTATGCTGGGCGCGGCCGGGCTGGGCGATATAGGGACTCACTTCCCGGATACCGACGCCCGTTATCGCGGGATTTCCAGCCTCGTGCTGCTCCAACGGATTATTGACGCACTGGGCGAATCCGGTTATACTGTAACGAATGTGGACGCCACCGTCGTCGCGGAACGTCCGAAACTGTCGCCTTTCGTGCCGCGGATGCGCGACCGGATCGGCGAAGCCCTCGGACTCCCGGAAGACCGCGTGTCGATCAAGGCCACAACTTCAGAAAGACTCGGATTCACGGGACGGGAAGAAGGCATCGCGGCCCTCGCCGTGGTACTGATCCGTTCCGCTGACGGCGGGTGA
- a CDS encoding ParA family protein, whose amino-acid sequence MGKVISIANQKGGVGKTTTSVNLSACLGVAEKKTLLVDLDPQSNATSGLGLQDRTLDVTIYEVLLDERDIGEAVQQTEIPALHAVPAHRRLVGAEIELVSAIARERKLEEAIKPIRDEYEYILIDCPPSLSLLTLNALTAADSVLIPIQCEYYALEGLGQLLNSIRKIQKHLNRNLKIEGILLTMYDRRLNLSRQIEVEAKQYFADKVYQTTIPRNVRLSEAPSFGSPIILYDILSSGAESYMNLAREVMANGSQESAGTGAGSADP is encoded by the coding sequence ATGGGCAAGGTCATTTCGATAGCGAATCAGAAGGGCGGGGTGGGCAAGACGACGACGTCCGTCAACCTGTCCGCCTGCCTGGGCGTCGCGGAGAAGAAGACGCTGCTGGTCGACCTGGATCCGCAGTCGAACGCCACGTCGGGACTCGGCCTGCAGGACCGGACGCTGGACGTAACGATTTACGAAGTCCTGCTGGACGAGCGCGACATCGGGGAAGCCGTCCAGCAGACCGAGATCCCCGCGCTCCACGCCGTCCCGGCCCATCGACGGCTGGTCGGCGCCGAAATCGAGTTGGTATCGGCCATCGCCCGGGAACGGAAACTGGAAGAGGCGATCAAGCCCATACGCGACGAGTACGAGTACATCCTGATCGATTGCCCGCCCTCCCTGAGCCTGCTCACCCTGAACGCCCTCACGGCGGCCGACTCGGTGTTGATTCCCATACAGTGCGAGTATTACGCCCTCGAGGGGCTCGGGCAGTTGCTCAATTCGATCCGGAAGATCCAGAAGCACCTGAACCGCAACCTGAAGATCGAAGGCATCCTCCTGACGATGTACGACAGGCGCCTCAACCTCTCGAGACAGATCGAGGTGGAAGCCAAGCAGTATTTCGCGGACAAGGTCTACCAGACCACCATCCCGAGAAACGTCCGGTTGAGCGAAGCGCCGAGTTTCGGGAGTCCGATTATCCTCTACGATATTCTCTCGTCTGGCGCGGAAAGCTATATGAATCTGGCCAGGGAGGTGATGGCCAATGGCAGCCAGGAAAGCGCTGGGACGGGGGCTGGAAGCGCTGATCCCTGA
- a CDS encoding ParB/RepB/Spo0J family partition protein, translating to MAARKALGRGLEALIPDLPDDQEGRQSVLQVPIDRISANPYQPRQSFDQARLDELARSILEKGVIQPVTVRRKNGQEEYELIAGERRLRAARQTGYQTIPAIVMAVSSPEEMMELSLIENIQRDDLNPIHEARAYLRLQEECHLTQEEVATRVGKNRTTVANTLRLLKLPAEVQKCLLADEITMGHARALLGLENRTEQAELCKQVVKKGLSVRKVEELVKKRFEEKRESTPARKPHDVAAAESIMQRILGTKVNINRRQHKGKIEIEFYSTDDLNRILELLKVRL from the coding sequence ATGGCAGCCAGGAAAGCGCTGGGACGGGGGCTGGAAGCGCTGATCCCTGACCTTCCGGACGACCAGGAAGGACGGCAAAGCGTGCTCCAGGTGCCGATAGACCGGATATCGGCCAATCCCTACCAACCGAGGCAGTCCTTCGACCAGGCCAGGCTCGACGAACTGGCCCGGTCCATCCTCGAAAAGGGTGTAATCCAGCCGGTGACCGTCCGCCGGAAGAACGGGCAGGAAGAATACGAACTGATCGCCGGGGAACGGAGGCTGCGGGCCGCCAGGCAAACGGGCTACCAGACCATACCGGCCATCGTCATGGCGGTTTCATCTCCCGAAGAAATGATGGAACTGTCGCTGATCGAGAACATCCAGCGGGACGACCTGAACCCGATCCACGAAGCCCGGGCGTACCTTCGGCTGCAGGAAGAATGCCACCTCACCCAGGAGGAAGTCGCCACACGCGTGGGGAAGAACAGGACGACGGTGGCCAACACGCTCCGGCTGCTGAAACTGCCGGCCGAGGTCCAGAAGTGCCTCCTGGCCGACGAAATCACCATGGGCCACGCGCGGGCGCTGCTCGGCCTGGAAAACCGTACGGAACAGGCCGAGTTGTGCAAGCAGGTCGTAAAGAAGGGCCTGTCCGTCCGCAAGGTGGAAGAACTGGTCAAGAAACGCTTCGAGGAGAAGCGGGAAAGCACACCGGCGCGCAAGCCCCACGACGTCGCGGCCGCCGAGTCCATCATGCAGCGCATACTCGGCACGAAGGTGAACATCAATCGCAGGCAGCACAAGGGGAAGATCGAAATCGAGTTCTATTCCACGGACGACCTGAACCGCATCCTCGAACTGCTGAAAGTCCGACTGTGA
- a CDS encoding M23 family metallopeptidase, giving the protein MRRLAGVESIDSGYLAGVDDETGHRPAWSTLAAHRDGLPFLADDGLPAGAAASLVSLAGQGALSTTAGAADAESESAALFRYVPSIWPVAGWVTREFQSGEDSIVATHFGLDVAARESTPVVSTADGIVTFADWDQNLGWLVKIDHGYDMSTYYGHNSRLRVDRGQAVRRGQIIALVGNTGRSTAPHLHYEVWKDDVPVDPRGYLPEVIHWDDLLLSLRTQR; this is encoded by the coding sequence ATTCGCAGGCTGGCGGGCGTAGAGTCGATCGATTCGGGATACCTGGCCGGCGTGGACGATGAAACCGGCCATCGGCCGGCCTGGTCCACTTTGGCCGCCCACCGGGACGGGCTGCCCTTCCTGGCGGATGACGGCCTTCCGGCGGGGGCTGCGGCCAGCCTGGTCAGCCTGGCCGGCCAGGGCGCCCTTTCTACGACGGCCGGCGCGGCCGACGCGGAAAGCGAAAGCGCGGCGCTGTTCCGGTACGTGCCGTCCATATGGCCCGTGGCGGGCTGGGTGACCCGGGAGTTTCAGTCCGGGGAAGACTCGATCGTCGCGACGCATTTCGGCCTGGACGTCGCCGCCCGCGAAAGTACGCCGGTCGTGTCCACGGCCGACGGGATCGTGACGTTCGCGGACTGGGACCAGAACCTGGGCTGGCTGGTCAAGATCGATCACGGATATGATATGTCGACGTATTACGGTCACAATTCCAGGCTGCGCGTCGACCGCGGCCAGGCGGTCCGCAGAGGACAGATCATCGCCCTGGTCGGGAACACGGGCCGAAGCACGGCGCCGCATCTGCATTACGAGGTCTGGAAAGACGACGTTCCCGTAGATCCCCGCGGCTACCTGCCCGAGGTCATCCACTGGGACGATCTGCTGTTGAGCTTGCGAACGCAACGCTGA
- a CDS encoding AtpZ/AtpI family protein → MARDTQGKWQYMREAGELAVIGLTLVFATAIGYFLGHQVERVWPEWKPWGGVVGAMLGVVAGFLEMARTLKRLNRKIEAAERERDGANH, encoded by the coding sequence ATGGCACGGGACACGCAGGGCAAATGGCAGTACATGAGGGAAGCCGGGGAGCTCGCCGTAATCGGCCTGACTCTGGTGTTCGCCACCGCGATCGGGTACTTCCTGGGTCACCAGGTCGAACGGGTCTGGCCTGAGTGGAAGCCCTGGGGCGGCGTCGTCGGCGCCATGCTCGGGGTCGTGGCCGGGTTCCTGGAGATGGCGAGGACGCTGAAACGGCTGAACAGGAAGATCGAAGCGGCGGAACGGGAGAGAGATGGCGCAAACCACTGA
- the atpB gene encoding F0F1 ATP synthase subunit A: MTGPWSSVLSLEMATEGGSGEAHYSILHGIFYLLGPLADWIPQPVRQPDLLLNTLLVFVIVLVLVTIAVRTFKRIPEGSVQTLFEMAVEGLTGFFLNIVGERGRKYIPFFASFFIYIWFMNMLGVIPGMQSPTADLNTTLGFALISIVSAHLIGLREIGLKAYLWHFWGEPKWMGVLMCPLHIVGEFAKVISLSIRLFGNVFGEEMIVLVLLGLSPVFLIGALEVPFVPMQVPMLMFGVFSGTVQAMIFSVLSAVYVAQFLDHDHGEEDH; this comes from the coding sequence TTGACTGGTCCGTGGTCGAGTGTCCTCTCTCTGGAGATGGCGACCGAGGGAGGAAGCGGTGAAGCGCACTACTCGATTCTACATGGTATATTTTACCTGCTGGGCCCGCTGGCCGATTGGATCCCCCAACCCGTCAGGCAGCCGGATCTCCTGCTGAATACCCTGCTCGTCTTCGTCATTGTCCTCGTTCTCGTAACCATCGCGGTAAGAACGTTCAAGCGCATACCCGAAGGCTCGGTCCAGACGCTATTCGAAATGGCCGTCGAAGGACTGACCGGCTTCTTCCTCAATATCGTCGGGGAGCGCGGCAGGAAGTACATTCCCTTTTTCGCCTCCTTCTTCATCTACATCTGGTTCATGAACATGCTGGGCGTCATACCCGGTATGCAGTCGCCCACCGCCGATCTGAACACCACCCTCGGATTCGCCCTGATCTCCATCGTCTCGGCCCATCTCATCGGCCTGCGCGAGATCGGACTCAAGGCCTATCTCTGGCATTTCTGGGGCGAACCCAAGTGGATGGGCGTGCTCATGTGCCCGCTTCATATCGTTGGCGAGTTCGCCAAGGTCATCTCCCTGTCGATCCGCCTCTTCGGAAACGTGTTCGGAGAAGAGATGATCGTACTGGTGCTTCTGGGCTTGTCCCCGGTCTTCCTTATTGGCGCCCTCGAGGTGCCCTTCGTGCCGATGCAGGTTCCGATGTTGATGTTCGGCGTATTTTCGGGGACGGTCCAGGCGATGATCTTCTCGGTGCTGAGCGCCGTGTACGTGGCCCAGTTCCTGGATCACGACCACGGGGAGGAAGACCACTGA
- a CDS encoding ATP synthase F0 subunit C, with protein sequence MGLGLGVALAVSVAAIGSGVGQGIATGLACQGISRQPESAGRIQLVLIIGLAFMESLAIYGLLVFFMLQGQLPSFEQVMELSRLAQ encoded by the coding sequence ATGGGTTTAGGACTTGGCGTGGCGCTGGCCGTTTCCGTAGCGGCCATCGGCTCGGGTGTCGGTCAGGGGATCGCGACCGGTCTGGCCTGTCAGGGCATTTCCCGTCAACCCGAATCCGCCGGCCGTATCCAGCTGGTGTTGATCATCGGCCTGGCGTTCATGGAATCGCTGGCGATCTACGGCCTGCTGGTGTTCTTCATGCTCCAGGGCCAGTTGCCGTCCTTCGAACAGGTCATGGAACTGAGCCGCCTCGCCCAGTAG
- the atpF gene encoding F0F1 ATP synthase subunit B, whose amino-acid sequence MLDILHDLGIDLSTLIIQMIGFAVLFFVLRKYVFGMIAQAIEDRKRDIRDRMEGLDADRAELDRLHEEARRRLEDIETEAREKMQAAVDQANAERGRILEHTQQEAERELEKARNTIRREKEYAVAELRAQVGDLAVEIAGRILNSTLDATEHRKVVDEFIAQMPSKE is encoded by the coding sequence GTGTTAGATATCCTGCACGATCTTGGCATTGACCTGAGCACCCTGATCATCCAGATGATCGGGTTCGCCGTCCTGTTCTTCGTCCTGAGGAAGTATGTCTTCGGCATGATCGCCCAGGCCATCGAAGACAGGAAACGGGATATCCGCGACCGCATGGAGGGACTGGACGCGGACCGGGCGGAATTGGACCGTCTGCACGAGGAAGCCAGGCGGCGGCTCGAGGACATCGAGACCGAGGCCCGCGAGAAGATGCAGGCCGCGGTCGACCAGGCCAACGCGGAACGGGGCCGGATCCTCGAGCATACCCAGCAGGAAGCGGAGCGCGAGCTCGAGAAGGCGCGCAACACGATCCGGCGCGAGAAGGAATACGCCGTGGCCGAACTGCGCGCGCAGGTGGGCGATCTGGCGGTGGAAATCGCGGGCAGGATCCTGAACAGCACCCTGGACGCGACGGAACACCGGAAGGTCGTGGACGAGTTCATCGCTCAGATGCCTTCAAAGGAATAA
- the atpH gene encoding ATP synthase F1 subunit delta, giving the protein MASKSDIAYRYAGAWLEAAAETDTLDAVRGEITAFEQLCRDSQPFVDFITDKVIPADVKQRMLGEIFEGKVQDITLNFLYLLASRRRARNLPEILDACRTILDEWDGIVNADVVSAVALTDGQEDDLKNRLEAQTGQRVRMRTTVNEDLIGGFVVRVGDQVFDSSLATQLQRVRQALVRK; this is encoded by the coding sequence ATGGCCAGCAAGTCAGACATCGCATACCGCTACGCCGGGGCGTGGCTGGAAGCCGCGGCGGAAACAGATACCCTGGACGCGGTGCGCGGGGAAATCACGGCTTTCGAGCAGTTGTGCCGGGACTCGCAACCCTTCGTGGACTTCATCACGGACAAGGTCATACCCGCCGACGTAAAGCAACGCATGCTGGGTGAGATATTCGAAGGAAAAGTCCAGGACATCACACTCAATTTCCTCTATCTGCTGGCTTCCAGGCGGCGGGCGCGCAACCTGCCGGAGATCCTGGACGCCTGCCGCACCATCCTGGACGAATGGGACGGCATCGTAAACGCGGACGTCGTGAGCGCGGTGGCGCTGACCGACGGGCAGGAAGACGACTTGAAAAACAGGCTGGAAGCGCAGACAGGGCAGCGCGTTCGTATGCGGACCACGGTAAACGAAGACCTGATCGGAGGATTCGTGGTGCGCGTGGGCGACCAGGTGTTCGACAGCAGCCTGGCGACCCAGCTCCAGCGGGTCCGGCAGGCGCTCGTTCGAAAATGA
- a CDS encoding F0F1 ATP synthase subunit alpha — translation MAIRADEVSELLKQQVLDFKREVDIYETGTALQVGDGIARVQGLSNVMANELVEFPNDVVGMVLNLEEDNVGCILFGDDQLIKEGDPVKRTGRIVECAVGDGLLGRVVDSLGRPIDGKGPVVDADSRPIEAKAPGVVQRQPVNEPMYTGLKVIDSMFPIGRGQRELIIGDRQTGKTAVALDAIINQKGQDVVCIYVAVGQKGSTIAKTVATLEEHGAMEYTTVVVASASTPAPMQFLAPYGGATMGEHYRDNGKHALVIYDDLTKHAVAYRQLSLNLRRPPGREAYPGDVFYLHSRLLERAAKMSDEYGSGSLTALPVIETQFGDVSTYIPTNVISITDGQIFLESNLFFAGQRPAVNVGLSVSRVGGAAQIKAMKSRQVAGLLRTSLARYRELEAFARFGTSGLDQTTQRELHLGERLVELLKQPQYRPMAVEEQILSLYVGVNGMLNDLEVGEVQPFVAAFLQHMETHHSDVGREIRETRELSEDTEQRIRSAVEEFSKTYNV, via the coding sequence ATAGCAATTCGTGCGGACGAGGTCTCCGAACTCCTCAAGCAGCAGGTGCTCGACTTCAAGCGAGAGGTCGACATCTACGAAACGGGTACCGCGCTCCAGGTGGGCGACGGGATTGCCCGCGTGCAGGGCCTCTCCAACGTGATGGCGAACGAACTGGTCGAGTTCCCCAACGACGTGGTGGGCATGGTGCTCAATCTTGAAGAAGATAACGTCGGGTGCATCCTCTTCGGGGACGACCAGCTGATCAAGGAGGGCGATCCGGTCAAGCGGACGGGGCGGATCGTCGAGTGCGCCGTGGGCGACGGCCTGCTGGGCCGCGTGGTGGATTCCCTGGGCCGGCCGATAGATGGGAAGGGACCGGTCGTAGACGCGGACTCTCGCCCGATCGAGGCGAAGGCCCCCGGCGTGGTGCAGCGCCAGCCCGTGAACGAACCCATGTATACCGGCCTGAAGGTGATCGACAGCATGTTCCCCATCGGAAGGGGGCAGCGCGAGTTGATCATCGGCGACCGGCAGACGGGCAAGACGGCCGTGGCCCTGGACGCCATCATCAATCAGAAGGGCCAGGACGTGGTCTGCATCTACGTCGCCGTCGGCCAGAAGGGTTCCACGATCGCCAAGACGGTGGCGACCCTTGAAGAACACGGCGCCATGGAGTACACCACCGTGGTCGTGGCCTCGGCCAGCACGCCGGCGCCGATGCAGTTCCTGGCGCCCTACGGCGGCGCGACCATGGGCGAGCACTACCGCGACAACGGCAAGCACGCCCTCGTCATCTACGACGATCTGACCAAGCACGCGGTGGCCTACCGGCAGTTGTCGCTGAACCTGCGGCGGCCGCCGGGCCGCGAAGCCTATCCGGGGGACGTGTTCTACCTCCACTCCCGGCTCCTGGAGCGGGCGGCCAAGATGAGCGACGAATACGGTTCCGGATCGCTGACCGCGCTGCCCGTCATCGAGACCCAGTTCGGCGACGTGTCGACCTACATTCCGACCAACGTGATTTCCATCACCGACGGTCAGATCTTCCTGGAATCCAACCTGTTCTTCGCCGGTCAACGGCCGGCGGTGAACGTGGGCTTGTCGGTTTCCCGCGTGGGAGGCGCCGCGCAGATCAAGGCGATGAAATCGCGCCAGGTCGCCGGGTTGCTGAGAACGTCGCTGGCCCGGTACCGCGAACTGGAGGCCTTCGCCCGGTTCGGCACGTCGGGCCTGGACCAGACCACGCAGCGGGAGCTTCATCTGGGCGAGCGGCTGGTCGAACTGCTCAAGCAGCCCCAGTACCGGCCCATGGCGGTCGAGGAACAGATCCTCTCGCTCTACGTGGGCGTCAACGGGATGTTGAACGACCTCGAGGTGGGCGAGGTGCAGCCCTTCGTGGCGGCCTTCCTCCAGCACATGGAGACGCATCATTCGGACGTGGGCCGCGAGATCCGGGAGACCAGGGAACTGAGCGAAGACACCGAGCAGCGCATCCGGAGCGCGGTCGAGGAATTCAGCAAGACGTACAACGTGTAG
- the atpG gene encoding ATP synthase F1 subunit gamma — protein sequence MPSLREIRRRIASTKDIQKITRAMQTVAGVRLRRAQSRLFAARPYARKLDEMMKHLAAQTADERHPLMTSREVKASALIVVTADRGFCGGFNSNVVRRALESVREGSPTPALFCVGRKGSDTLSRQRLEILSSHTNVFQALEYAQAGEIADEVTGLFTRGTVDRVDMLYNEFKSAGQQSLVTEQLLPVPPMAVEDDPGFTGYVYEPSQPLLLNDLLPQHLRFQLWRVLLESNTAEEAARMMAMDNATRNASDLIDELTLTANKIRQETITSELMDIVGGAEALK from the coding sequence ATGCCGTCACTTCGCGAAATCAGGCGACGCATCGCGAGCACGAAGGACATCCAGAAGATCACGCGGGCCATGCAGACGGTGGCCGGCGTCCGCCTGCGCCGGGCGCAGAGCCGGCTGTTCGCCGCCCGTCCCTACGCCCGCAAGCTGGATGAGATGATGAAGCACCTGGCGGCGCAGACGGCCGACGAGCGGCATCCGCTCATGACCTCCCGCGAGGTGAAGGCCTCCGCGCTGATCGTCGTGACGGCCGACCGCGGATTCTGCGGAGGGTTCAATTCGAACGTCGTGCGCCGCGCCCTGGAAAGCGTCCGGGAGGGTTCGCCGACACCCGCGCTGTTCTGCGTAGGACGCAAAGGTTCGGATACGCTTTCCCGCCAGCGGCTGGAGATCCTGTCCAGCCATACCAACGTGTTCCAGGCGCTGGAATACGCCCAGGCCGGCGAGATCGCCGACGAGGTGACCGGGCTCTTTACGCGCGGCACGGTCGACCGGGTGGATATGCTCTACAACGAGTTCAAGTCCGCCGGGCAGCAGAGCCTCGTGACCGAGCAACTGCTCCCCGTGCCGCCCATGGCGGTTGAGGACGATCCGGGGTTCACCGGCTACGTGTACGAGCCGTCGCAGCCCCTGCTCCTGAACGACCTGCTGCCACAGCATCTCCGATTCCAGCTCTGGCGCGTGTTGCTCGAATCCAACACAGCGGAAGAAGCCGCCCGCATGATGGCCATGGACAACGCCACCCGAAACGCGAGCGACCTGATCGACGAACTGACCCTGACGGCCAACAAGATCCGCCAGGAAACCATTACATCCGAACTGATGGACATCGTGGGCGGCGCCGAAGCGCTGAAGTAA
- the atpD gene encoding F0F1 ATP synthase subunit beta encodes MEGTNSGTVAQIIGAVVDVEFGSGALPKIYNALEVPVEGSDALVLEVQQHLGDNKVRCVAMDATDGLVRGVPAVDTGGPINVPVGPAVLGRMMNVLGRPIDDGGSVESDHHYPIHRRAPEQEDLTTSAEMFETGIKVMDLMEPYTRGGKTGLLGGAGTGKTVLIKELINNIAREHGGISVFAGVGERSREGNDLWLEMEEAKVLDKTALVFGQMNEPPGVRLRVGLSGVAIAEYFRDEEGRDVLLFIDNIFRFVQAGSEVSALLGRMPSAVGYQPTLSTEMGDLQERITSTKQGAITSVQAIYVPADDYTDPAIVTAFPHLDAITALSRDLFARAIFPAVDPLESNSRILDPAVVGERHYGVARGVQQVLQRYKDLQDIIAILGIDELSDDDKLIVSRARKIELFMTQPMFVAEIFTGLEGRYVKVEDTVEGFEKLVAGECDELPEQAFYMVGTIEEAYDKAKELQ; translated from the coding sequence ATGGAAGGAACGAATTCAGGAACCGTGGCGCAGATCATTGGCGCCGTCGTTGACGTAGAATTCGGTTCGGGCGCGCTGCCGAAGATCTACAACGCCCTCGAAGTGCCCGTGGAGGGCAGCGACGCGCTGGTCCTCGAAGTCCAGCAGCACCTGGGCGACAACAAGGTGCGGTGCGTGGCCATGGACGCCACGGACGGGCTGGTCCGGGGCGTGCCGGCCGTCGACACCGGCGGACCGATCAACGTTCCCGTGGGACCCGCCGTCCTCGGCCGCATGATGAACGTCCTGGGCCGACCCATCGACGACGGAGGCTCGGTGGAATCGGATCATCACTACCCGATCCATCGCCGCGCGCCGGAACAGGAGGACCTGACGACCTCCGCGGAGATGTTCGAGACGGGGATCAAGGTCATGGACCTCATGGAACCCTATACCCGCGGCGGCAAGACGGGGCTGCTCGGCGGCGCCGGTACGGGCAAGACGGTGCTCATCAAGGAGCTGATCAACAACATCGCCCGGGAGCACGGCGGCATTTCCGTGTTCGCCGGCGTGGGCGAACGGTCTCGCGAGGGCAACGACCTCTGGCTCGAGATGGAAGAGGCGAAGGTGCTCGACAAGACCGCCCTGGTGTTCGGCCAGATGAACGAGCCGCCGGGCGTGCGCCTGCGCGTCGGCCTGTCCGGCGTGGCCATCGCCGAGTATTTCCGCGACGAGGAAGGCCGCGACGTGCTGCTCTTCATCGACAACATCTTCCGCTTCGTGCAGGCGGGATCAGAAGTTTCCGCCCTCCTGGGCCGCATGCCCTCCGCCGTGGGATACCAGCCCACGCTGAGCACGGAGATGGGCGACCTGCAGGAGCGCATCACGTCCACGAAGCAAGGCGCCATCACTTCGGTGCAGGCCATCTACGTGCCCGCCGACGACTATACGGACCCGGCCATCGTGACGGCCTTTCCCCACCTCGACGCCATCACCGCCTTGTCCCGGGATCTCTTCGCCCGGGCCATCTTCCCGGCTGTGGATCCCCTCGAGTCCAACTCCCGGATCCTGGATCCCGCCGTCGTCGGAGAGCGGCACTACGGCGTCGCCCGCGGTGTGCAGCAGGTCCTGCAGCGGTACAAGGACCTCCAGGACATCATCGCCATCCTGGGCATCGACGAGCTGTCGGACGACGACAAGCTGATCGTCTCCCGCGCCCGGAAGATCGAGCTGTTCATGACCCAGCCCATGTTCGTCGCGGAGATCTTCACCGGTCTGGAGGGACGGTACGTCAAGGTAGAGGATACGGTCGAGGGATTCGAGAAGCTGGTCGCCGGCGAGTGCGACGAACTGCCCGAGCAGGCCTTCTACATGGTGGGCACCATCGAAGAAGCCTACGACAAAGCCAAGGAGCTCCAGTAG
- the atpC gene encoding ATP synthase F1 subunit epsilon, whose translation MAGEFPLVIVTPSSMAYEGEARSVLAPGTDGYFEVLIGHVPMLTSLRPGVLTIRNDEGRTQYTVSGGFVEVLRAQVTVLAETFEEVGAIDVDRAKQAEERARQRLGSDEEGVDVERARASLDRALNRIKATQQ comes from the coding sequence ATGGCAGGCGAATTCCCCCTGGTCATCGTAACGCCTTCCAGTATGGCCTATGAAGGCGAGGCGCGCAGCGTGCTGGCCCCGGGCACGGACGGCTATTTCGAGGTGCTGATCGGCCACGTGCCCATGCTCACCTCGCTGCGGCCCGGTGTCCTGACCATCCGAAACGACGAGGGCCGTACGCAGTATACCGTGTCCGGCGGATTCGTCGAAGTGCTTCGGGCCCAGGTGACGGTCCTGGCCGAGACCTTCGAAGAGGTCGGCGCCATCGACGTCGATAGGGCGAAGCAGGCCGAGGAACGAGCGCGCCAGCGCCTGGGATCGGACGAAGAAGGCGTCGACGTCGAACGGGCCAGGGCTTCGCTGGACCGGGCGCTCAACCGCATCAAGGCGACTCAGCAGTAG